AAGTTAATCTTTTGACCATCATCCCCTCCCAACAACTATATGAAAAAACTCACATATTCCTTAATCGCAGGCGTGGCAGCCTTCCTGATGCTCGCTCTTGTCTCTCCAGTCTCTGCCGCGGATAAAACCGTGACGATCACCGGTGAAGGCAAGTGCGCGAAGTGCGCCCTCAAAGAAGCCGACAAGTGCCAAAATGCCATCCAGGTTGAAAAAGATGGCAAAACCACCACTTACTACCTCGTGCAAAACGACGTGAGTAAGAGTTTCCACGAAAACATCTGCAAGGAATCCAAGAAGGTCACCGCTACCGGGACTGTGAAAACGGAAGACGGCAAAATGATGCTCACTGCCGATAAAATCGAAGTCGCCAAGTAAGCTTCTGACAATTTGTTTCTAATCGCCCGCTTCCCAAGCTATGTAGGCCTTGGGAGGCGGGTGTCGTTTGTACGGGATTCATCTCAAAGCCCCGGCCACCTCCGCCATTGAATTCTTGCCCCGCGCCTTCCGTCAAATTGACAAATCAGAAATTATGTTATGAAAAGGATTCTCTCTTTGGCAGTACTGGCAACCGCACTCGCGGGAATACAAACCAAGGCACAAAACTGTTACGATCCCAATTATGTTCCGGGGTGCGTAAACACCACCCAGGCGGTTTGTCAGCCCACGGTCGCCTGCACCACTCCAACCGATGCTACTCCAGTGGCAAATAATGATCTTGATTGTTATCCGCGTCGCAGTTCCTCGGTGGTTTACATTGGCAGCCCGGAAGCCCGTGCTCGCAACTCCTATTCCCGCTGGAACCGGCCATGCAATTCGAGCACGCAGGTCATCCATTTCGGGCGCATCCAGGGATGCCAACAAGGTTATGATTTTGGTCGTCAACGGTAGGTGGTTTGAGTTGAATGGCTAAAGGGCGCTTCGACTTATGACAACTGATGAGAAGGAAATAGTGGCATTTCTCAACAGTATCCGGACACTTTTTTACCTGCAAGGAAATCGCCTGCAAAGCCAGGCACAAGAGCGAATACGAAGAAAACACCAAATGGGCTTCGGCCCCGCTCAATTCGCTCGCAATGCAGGGAGCCATCGAACAAAACGAAAGCGGGCATTCCAAAGCAAAGGCTGAGCGCTATTAACCAAGGCCCCCTTCCTCAACGCTTGTCTTTGCCACCGTTGCCATATACGCTGGCGGCCAAAGAGAGCATACGCATGGAACTAAACCTCTACCCACCTCAGCCCCGACGCAAAGACTTTCGCATCGGCATTTTAGGTAGCGGTTTCATCGTCAATGATTGTCACTTGGTTGCTTACAGAAAAGCAGGATTTAACCCGGTCGCCATTGCTTCACGTACTTTGGAAAACGCCCAAAAAGTCGCGCTCCGGCATGGCGTCCCCAAGGTATGCAATTCTTACGACCACCTACTCGACGATCCTTCCATTGAGGTATTGGATATCGCAGTTCCCCCACATGCCCAACTCGAGCTCATACGAAAAGCCTGCGCGCGAAAAACCGCCAAGGGCATCCTCGCCCAAAAGCCTTTGGGACAAAATCTAGCCGAGGCACAGGAAGCAGTGCAGCTATGTGAAGCCGCGGGCATCCTGCTCGCGGTAAACCAAAACATGCGTTACGACCATTCGGTTCGTGCGGCCAAAACCCTGCTCGATAATGGCACCATCGGCGAGCCTGTCATCGCCACCATTGAGATGCGTGGCATTCCACACTGGCAACCATGGCAGGCGGAGCTCGGTTGGGTCACTCTGCGCATCATGTCGATTCATCACCTCGATACATTTCGCTACTGGTTTGGTGAGCCTGAACGCATTTATTGCAGCACCCGTCCCGATCCTCGCACAAAGTTTCCCCATTCTGATGGCATTTGCACCTACATCCTCGAATATGCGAAGGGTCTGCGCTGTGTTGGCATTGACGATACCTGGACCGGTCCAGCAAGAGAAGGTTGTGTGAGTGACGAGTATATCAAATGGCGAATCGAAGGATTGAATGGACTCGCCATTGGGAGCATTGGTTGGTGTCACAATCCTTACACAACTCCGTCCACGATTCAATATGCCTCCAAAGGCCATCACGGTTTTCAAGCCCCAGTTTGGCCTGAAAGTTGGTTTCCCGATGCCTTTGTTGGCCCCATGGCGGACCTGCTCTTGGCTTTGGAAAATGGCGGCCAACCCAGCACGAGTGGCTATGATAATCTGAAAACGATGGCATTGATTGATGCGGCATACGTCAGCGCAAGGGAACATCTCGCCATTTCTCCCAAAGATGTTGAATCCGGTGATGCAATGAAGAGTTGGAGAAATTCTTCCAAATTTCAGAGTGCTTGGGTGAGCAATTTTACCCCACGAGCCCAGCGAGTGCTGGCCAATGCTAGAAAAGAAGCGAGTCGGT
This genomic stretch from Pedosphaera parvula Ellin514 harbors:
- a CDS encoding Gfo/Idh/MocA family protein; this translates as MELNLYPPQPRRKDFRIGILGSGFIVNDCHLVAYRKAGFNPVAIASRTLENAQKVALRHGVPKVCNSYDHLLDDPSIEVLDIAVPPHAQLELIRKACARKTAKGILAQKPLGQNLAEAQEAVQLCEAAGILLAVNQNMRYDHSVRAAKTLLDNGTIGEPVIATIEMRGIPHWQPWQAELGWVTLRIMSIHHLDTFRYWFGEPERIYCSTRPDPRTKFPHSDGICTYILEYAKGLRCVGIDDTWTGPAREGCVSDEYIKWRIEGLNGLAIGSIGWCHNPYTTPSTIQYASKGHHGFQAPVWPESWFPDAFVGPMADLLLALENGGQPSTSGYDNLKTMALIDAAYVSAREHLAISPKDVESGDAMKSWRNSSKFQSAWVSNFTPRAQRVLANARKEASRFRHGFVGTEHLLLGLINLGQGTAFTVLSQLGMSFEAVRLEVEKHLPMGPEQSITETIPYSPRTNKVLSLAAREAKALDHTYVGTEHILLGLLQEGAGVGAIVLKKFGVDAAQTRSEILKVLKPDKNKA
- a CDS encoding DUF6370 family protein encodes the protein MKKLTYSLIAGVAAFLMLALVSPVSAADKTVTITGEGKCAKCALKEADKCQNAIQVEKDGKTTTYYLVQNDVSKSFHENICKESKKVTATGTVKTEDGKMMLTADKIEVAK